Below is a genomic region from Cyanobacteriota bacterium.
GAATCGAATCGGATCCAACGTTTTGTGAAGGGGTCGCCGCATTTCAGCAGGCAGACTATATTGACGCACTGGCATATTTTTCGGCTGTTTACGAGGCCAACCCCCATTCCTTAGCAGGCATCCACGCACAGATGGGAATGATTTTGTCCTATGAGCGATATGGCCAGCCCGAAAAAGCCTGGGAGCATTGCCAAGCTATTCGTGATTATCCTGAACCGATGGTGCGACAGTGGGCAGAACAGGCGATCGCAAGCTTAGAGCACCGCTATCCAGAATTAGCTGCTCAAGCCCAGAGTCACCCTAGTCCCAAGCAGTTGCCTACATCGCAAGATCAGCCCTCAACAGCTATAGAATCAACGGATCCAACCAATTTATCACCTCATTTACTAGATAACCCAGATGCTCCAAATCCTCCGTGGCAATGGCGCAATGCAGGACGACTTGCAAGTGGTAGATCCCTAGGCAAGACAAAACCTTGGCCATTGTATTGGTTGCAAGTTGCTACCTTAGTAGCATTTATCGCTTTGACCTATAGGGTTGTGGACTGGCTCAAAGCCACGATCGCTCAAGTGCTTGAACCACTCCCCTACGTTTATCTGATTCCTCTACGCTATGCCAATAGCTTTCTACCCGTGGTCGGTTGCCTCGCTGGACTATGGCTGGTGTCACCTTGGCTACTTGATCAACTCTTAATTCGCCTCCACGGTATGGAAATTCAACCAGCGACCGTAGTGGGAAAACGCCATCCAGAGGTGTTGAAGGTGCTCAATCAGCTCTCTCAACGTCAACGCATTGCCCTGCCCAAGTTAGGGATTTTGCCCATCGCAGCTCCGGTTGCTATCAGCTATGGTCATCGGCCACGGTTCACACGCATTGTTCTCAGCCGAGGATTGCTTGATCAGCTCACAAGTGATGAGTTGGCGACGGTGTGCGCTGGTGAAGTAGCCCACATTCTCCAAGGCGACATAGCACTGATGACGTTAATGACCACGGTGTTACAGATTCCATACTTGGCATATTGGGGGCTAGCCACAGGTGCGGACTGGTTCTGGGACAACGCCCTCCGCACCCAGAGACAAGTAACCCATCACTGGCAAGCTAACCAAAGGCAACCGTTGTGGCAACGATTAGTACTCATCTCTTGCAGACCCATAACTATCTTGCATGGTGTAGTCCTAATAGGGTTTTATAGCCTAGGCTTGCTCTCTGGGTTAGCCTATGTCATCCACTGGCTGTTACGGCTGCCAGCGTTGTGGTTTGCTCGCCAACGGCTACATGCTAGCGATCGCTGCGCCGTCGAACTGACTGGTAATCCTAATGGACTCGTCCGCGCTCTCTTAAAAATTGCCATCGGTACTGCCAAGGCTATTCAGCAGCAGGGATATACCCCCCATCTACTTGAAAGTTTGGATTTGCTGCTGCCAGTAGGGCATCGTGTTAGTCTAACAGTGGGCACCGCTGTTCAATACACTAGTCCAGAGTCTGTTCTGGCCTGGGACTTGATTAATCCCTATCGGGGATGGTTAAACCTAGGACATGCCCAACCGTTGCTGGGCGATCGCCTGCATCGCTTGACAACCTATGCCCTCACTTGGAAGCTAGAGCCAGAGATCACCTTACCTGCTCCCCAGCCTCTTCAATGGCCTTGGCTGACAGAGTTAATCAGGTCACCTGTCCAAACCATTGCTCAGAGCGGTCTCTATGGTTATCAACTGCTGCTGCAAAGTGCACCCTACATTGGTCTGCCCTTAGGACTATTGCTGGGTTGGTTGACGTGGGGACTGCTGTGGCTGCTAGATTTGTTGGGACTGCGCTCAGTCGGTTGGATGGTGGGACATCCCGCTATCCTCCAGGCGATCGTGCTCACTAGTTTTAGCGTATCGGTGTTAGTTTGGGTCAA
It encodes:
- a CDS encoding M48 family metalloprotease; this encodes MTTFPKLPGNSGIESDPTFCEGVAAFQQADYIDALAYFSAVYEANPHSLAGIHAQMGMILSYERYGQPEKAWEHCQAIRDYPEPMVRQWAEQAIASLEHRYPELAAQAQSHPSPKQLPTSQDQPSTAIESTDPTNLSPHLLDNPDAPNPPWQWRNAGRLASGRSLGKTKPWPLYWLQVATLVAFIALTYRVVDWLKATIAQVLEPLPYVYLIPLRYANSFLPVVGCLAGLWLVSPWLLDQLLIRLHGMEIQPATVVGKRHPEVLKVLNQLSQRQRIALPKLGILPIAAPVAISYGHRPRFTRIVLSRGLLDQLTSDELATVCAGEVAHILQGDIALMTLMTTVLQIPYLAYWGLATGADWFWDNALRTQRQVTHHWQANQRQPLWQRLVLISCRPITILHGVVLIGFYSLGLLSGLAYVIHWLLRLPALWFARQRLHASDRCAVELTGNPNGLVRALLKIAIGTAKAIQQQGYTPHLLESLDLLLPVGHRVSLTVGTAVQYTSPESVLAWDLINPYRGWLNLGHAQPLLGDRLHRLTTYALTWKLEPEITLPAPQPLQWPWLTELIRSPVQTIAQSGLYGYQLLLQSAPYIGLPLGLLLGWLTWGLLWLLDLLGLRSVGWMVGHPAILQAIVLTSFSVSVLVWVNPFFPEITPTNLWGVTTGIVDPTAVVQTPHVLVSLATQPTVLPSESQPVQITGTLLGRKGTANLFAQDLILQTQYGLVRLHHLFSFGPVLELWLQPTRPSLAIGQPVRVTGWLRRGATIWLDLDRLRWPDGTVSSSSHAVWMVIVATVTALYAGYVVIFNTR